aaaaacatggaaagtTTTGTAACGACTTTCCTTTCCTCGATCCCGGAAGGAAAACCGTGCGAAGCACGTGAAATGGGTATCCTCGTTTATCGAAAGTTTGACGTCACTcctgatcttcaaaaaaaaaaaacaatatcaatgattgtgacgtcattttttcaataatctgtgaaagcaaaattatttttatttttacatgctcaaaattaaaagttataaCTCCAAAGTTTTagtcaaattgccggatgtTGTAATCTCCACAATTGTCTTTCCGGCTGGACATGACTCCGTGATGTTACGAGTTAACGGTACCTAGAATTAAACTGATTATTTCAAATCAATCGAAATAAATTCTACTTGCTTTCATTCCAATTGCAAATCCCCCAACTTTGGGCTCCACAAAAACGACTGCGTCTGAAGCACAATGAGCACATGACCCATAGTTAGTTTCGAAACAAATCTGGGATTAAAATCATACGATTTATTGAGGAGTATGTAGGTCTCTGTGAAGATACCTGACAATGAATGTCAAGGCCACAATTTATGACACAATTCAAgaaatcgacattttttggtttcgtCTCTGTGCAATTTCGTTTCTGGAGTAGTATTCCCCGATGTACATCCATTACACCATTGAAGACAACTATATGAATTTGAGAATTCTGGAATTTGAAACTGCTAAGACAAAATGTCTGCATACCTAGGTGCCTGCCTAA
This is a stretch of genomic DNA from Caenorhabditis elegans chromosome V. It encodes these proteins:
- the F19F10.14 gene encoding DUF2769 domain-containing protein (Partially confirmed by transcript evidence); the protein is MDVHRGILLQKRNCTETKPKNVDFLNCVINCGLDIHCQICFETNYGSCAHCASDAVVFVEPKVGGFAIGMKVPLTRNITESCPAGKTIVEITTSGNLTKTLEL